A region of the Euzebya sp. genome:
CGCGCTGGGCCGCGGGGCCGCGGACCGCCTTCACGATGGCGATCGGCTTGGTCCGCGCGATCCGCCGCGCGATGCGCGCGAAGCGGCGCGGGTTGCCGAAGGACTCGAGGTACGCCAGGACGACGGCGGTGCCCGGGTCCTGCTCCCAGCTGAGGAGCAGGTCGTTGCCGCTCACGTCGGCCTTGCCGCCGAGCGAGACCGCGCTCGACACCCCGAGGCCGAGCTCCTCGGCCCGTCGCAGCACCGTCGAGGTGACCGCGCCCGACTGGGAGGCGAGCGCCACCCGACCGGCCGGTGGCAGTCCCGGGGTGGTGGTGGCGTTGAGCCGCACCTCGACGGCGGTGTTGACCAGTCCCACGCCGTTCGGCCCGATCACCCGCATGCCGTGGGCGCGCGCGCGATCCAGGAGGTCTGCCTGCAGCGCGGCCCCCTCGGCTCCCCGCTCGAGGAAGCCTCCGGACGCGACGTACGCCGCCCGCACGCCGAACCGCCCGGCGCGCTCCACCGCGTCCGGCACCTCGGGGGCCGGCAGGCAGACGTACAGCAGGTCGGGGACGTGGGGGCAGTCCTCGATCGCGGCGATCCGGCCGTCGGACGGGTCTGCCGGGAGGGAGGGGTCGACGACGTAGACCGCGCCGGTGAAGCCGCTCGCGCGGAGGTTCGCCGCCACGGCACCCGCACCGTCGACGGTGTCGCCGGTGGCCCCGATGACCGCGATGCGGCGGGGCTGGAGGAAGCGGCGCAGCGCCTGGCGGGCGGCGACCTGCTCGTCGCGGGCGATCGCGGCCAGGTACGACTCGGTCGGGTGCACGTCGAACGTCGCGTGGACGTCGGTGCCCTCGAGGTGCTGGACGACGTCGACCCCCAGGTCGTGGATGACGCGCAGCATGCGGACGTTCGAGGCCTGCACCTCCGCGACGATGCGCGTCCTCCCCTCCTCACGGGCGATGGCGGTCAGCTCACGGAGGAGCACCGTGCCGATGCCCCGCCCCTGGTGCGCGTCCTCGACCAGCGCAGCGAACTCCGCGGTCGACTCGTCGACCGCGGCGAGCTGGGCCAGCGCCACCACCTGCTCGGCGCGTCCGCTGCCGGTGGTGGCGACCCGCACGACCGGGCCGTCCGGCTGCTCGAGGCCCAGGAGCGCGGGTGCCCGGTCGATCGCCACCGCGCCGCCGAACCGGTACCGGATGGACGTCGGCGACAGGCGATCCCACATCGCACGCAGCTTCTCGACGTCGCCCTGCCGTGGCGGTCGGACGTGGATCGTGGTGCCGTCGGGCAGCAGGTGGTCGGCCTCGGCGCTGGCAAGCGTGGTCACAGGAGCTCCTCGCACTCGTCGCCAGCCACCCTCGCGGGACGCACAGGGACCCGCTAGGGCTGATGGCCTCCCCGTGGCAGGGACCATCGACCCGACGCCCGGCTGAGCCGCCCCGCGTGGTCGGGTACGCTCCGCGGCCCACGGCTCCATGGAGGACGAGATGAAGAAGTTGCTGATCCTGCTGGCCGCTGCGACCGCCGGCGCGCTGGCGCTCAAGCGGCAGCGCGACCGTGAGCTCGACGAAGCGATCTGGGAGGAGCCGCGGGACCTCTGAGTCCCGCTACGCTTGTCCGATCCCCGCAGGGGACCCCTCGGGGCCATAGCTCAGTTGGTAGAGCGCTGTCTTTGCAAGGCAGATGTCGCCGGTTCGATTCCGGCTGGCTCCACGATCAGTTGAGGTGCGGGACCTCGGTCCGCTCGTGCATGCGCTCGCCGCAGTGCCGGGGCGGGGTCGCTGACCCGCGCACGAGCAGGAGCATCTCGGCCCCGCACCCGCTGCACAGGTAGGTCACGCGCCCGTCCTCCGGTTCGACGGGGGTCGGGGGACCGTCGGGGATGTGATCGCCGCCGCGGCGGAGGGACCCCAGCGACGCGACCCCCACCGACCAGATCGCGACGCCGAGCAGCGGCGCGAGCACCCACTCCAACGGGATCCGCCCGGCCAGGGCGGCTCCGAGGGCGACCAGGATCACCGCCCACAGCGCGCGCTTCATGCGTCACAGCCTGCCACGTCGGCCCCCGGGCACCCTCCCCACGTCACTGGGAGGACCTCCCTGGTGGGGGGTGGACCCTGGACCACAGCCATGTGGTTCCGCAGGTCACCCGCGAACTCGTCCACAGGTTTGCCCACAGCTGTGGATGACGTCACACGAGGGGAGTTCCGCACGTGTCGTTCTGTCCACACCTGGGGAGAGCGGTGTGGACAGCTACCGCCACTGGCTCAGGATGCCCAATCCCACCGCCATGAACCCGAAACCGCCGAAGATCCACGCGTTCCCACCGGGCAGGAACCCCGGGAAGATGTAGTTCACGAGGATCACGACGATCCCGGCGATGATCAGCCCGGTGCCGACCACGGGCACCCAGGTCGGGCTGGGCGGCGGCTTCGGCTTCGGCGGCGGCGTGTAGGTGTCGCGCTTGGACTTGGACTTGGGCACAGCAGGACCTCGCTAGCTCGTTCGACGCGGTCCCGGCGCACGGCGGCACGCGGCTGCGGCGAGCCGGGACGGACCGCAAGGGTAGCGCCGTGCTACCCTCGGCTGCTGGGTCGGCGGGACTCGACCCTCGCCCCTGCTGTCTGACCACGAGGAACGCCGGAGATGCGGCTCGCACTGCGCGCACTGGGCTGGCTGCTGATCGCGGCCGGCGCGGTGGTGGCCCTGTACCTCGTCTACTCGCTGTACTGGACGGGACTCGAGACGTCCCGCTCCCAGGACCGGCTCATGCAGGAGTTCGAGGAGTCCATCGGGGGGGACTTCGTCGCGGCGGCGCCGACCGAGGGCGACGACTTCGACCTCGAGACCGCGGCACTCGACCCGCTCAGCGCGGAGGACCCCTCCGTGGGCCCCGCGACCGCGCCGACCGCCGCCGAGGTGGGGGATGCGGTCGGCGTCATGGAGTTCCGGCGTCCCGCCACCGGCCAGCAGGTCGTCACCGACCCGGTGGTCGTGGTGGAGGGCATCACCACCGAGGCGCTCCAGTCCGGGCCCGGTCGGTACCCGGGGACCGCCTACCCGGGCCAGACCGGCAACTTCGCCGTCGCCGGGCACCGCACGACCTACGGCGCGCCGTTCTGGGATCTCGACCAGCTCGAGGCCGGCGACGAGATCCACGTCACCGACCGCAACGGGACCCGCTGGGTCTACGAGTTCGCCGAGAGCCGCATCGTCGGTCCCCAGGACGTGTCGGTGATCGGCGAGGACCCCCTGGGCACCGGCGCGCCGACCCTCACCCTCACGACGTGCCACCCGCGCTGGTCCCAGACCGAGCGCCTGATCGTCTTCGCGACCCTCAGCTCGGACCAGGTCCCCCTGGCGCTCGCGTCATGAGCGATCGGCCGCCGCCCCCTCCGTCCACACCTGGCCACCACCCGTGAGCCCGCTCGCCCGCGGCGCCATGATCGCCGCCGCCGTCGTGGTGGCGGTCGTCGTGCTGTTCACCTGGGTCTTCCCCTGGATCGAGCGGATCCTCGTCGCCGACCCGACCCTCGCCGGCTGACCCCGCTCCTGTCAGAGGGGGTCACCGGGGGCGCCGGCGGCGCACCACCTCGGCGAGTCCGAGGCCGACCAGCACCAGGAGCGCGGCGGCGAGCGCGATCGCGCTCGACCGCGGTGCGGGCAGGGCGGTGGTCATGACGGCCATGGGCCGCTCGGTGGGGGTGGCCACCTCCGACGCTGGTGCTGGACGCGTCTCGGCCTGCGGGACGACGGGTCCGGTGGGCGGCGGGTCCGGGGTCGGTTCCGCGGTGGGCGGGTCCGCAGTGGGAGGGTCCGCGGTGGTCGGGTCCGCTGTGGCAGGGGGTGGGCCCGGCGGGGCCACGGCCGCCAGCTGGGCATCGAGGGCGGTCCACACCTCCGGCGGTTCGAACCCCGCCCGCCACGCCGCGATGCCGGCGAGGCCGTGGGTGGCGACCAGCACGGTCTTGCGCTGGAGGCTCGCGACGTCCTCCATCCAGATCCGGTGGGGCCGGCCGCGCTCGTCGACGTAGGTGTGGACGTCCATGCCGGCTGCCGGGTCGTAGGCGACCGCCGTGCCGCGCTCGGCCGCCCGGCGGGCCATCGCCTCCATCCCCAGGGTGGCGTCGAGGTCGATGCCCTGCTCCGCCGAGGGGTCCTCGGCCCAGTCCCGTGCGTACAGCGGCAGGCCGAGCACGACCTTCTCCGGCGGGACGGTCCTGAGCAGGAACGCGGTGGACTCGGCGACCCACGAGAGGCCGGCCACGGGACCATCGCGCCGCAGGGCGTTGTGCTGGTCGTAGGCCATGAGCATGACGTAGTCGGCTACTCGGCCCAGCCCCTCCCGGTCGAAGGCCGTCGACCAGTTGCCGAGCACCCAGGTGTCGGTCATCGCGGTGACGTCGACGCTGATGACGCGGTCGGGCAGTGCGGCCTGGAGGTCGGCGACCAGCTGGGTCAGCAGCGGTGCGGTCCGGTCGTGCAGGTTCTCGAAGTCGACGTTGACGCCGTCCACGCCGCTGCGCCTCACCTCGGCGGCGATCTGGTCCACGACGCCCGCCCGGAGGGATGGATCCCGCAGCACCTGGTCGGTCAGGTCGGGATCGATGTGGTTGCCGAACAGCGGCCAGACCGCGATGCCACGGCCGTGGGCGTGGGCGACCAGGGCGGCGTCGGTGTCGATCTCCAGGGCTCCCGGGCGGGCGGGATCGAGGTACCACCACGTCGGCGACACCACGGACAGGCCGTCGGCGCGGTCGATCTGGGCGATGTACTCCGCGGTCGAGCCGCCGTAGAGCCACGCGAGGGCGATGTGCCCGTCCGGCCGCAGGTGGCGTGCCGCTGGGTCGGCGGTCGCGCCGGCAGCCGGCGGGGTGCGCAGCCCCAGGATCGCCACCAGCATCGCCACCAGGAGCGCCAGCGGGACCGCGACGACGAGGGCGGTCGCCCGGAGGACCGTCGATCCGGGTGTCGGCCCCGCGGCCACCGCCGCGGACGTCGCCACCTTGCGCTGCGTCCCCACCACCGCGACGGTAGCACCGGCGAGCACGCCCGATCGGCGCACGGACGGTGCGGTCCGGGCGTGGAAGAATGCGGGCGCGTCCCCCGGGGATCGCGAGCGCAGCGGAGGAGATGAGGACACGGTGCCAGAGCAGGAACCCAGCGCGGCCGAGCGCGCCCGACGTGCCGCCGAGGCGGCAGCGGAGGCCCGCCGCGAGGCGGCTCGCCACGCCGCTGCCCGGCGTGCGGAGCAGGCTGCCCGCCGTCGGGAGGTTCCCGCCCGCCGTCCGCCGGGGACCTCGCGGGCGACGGCCCCCCCGCCGGGTGCGGCCGCCGGGGGACCTGCCCGTCCCGCGGTGACACCGGATCCCGGCCGCACCACCCCCGCCGGTCCGGTGGGCGACAGGCCCGCGCCCCGACGCGGTCGGGGTGGCGACACCGGGGACGGGACCGCGACGAGCGCCGCCGGGACTCCCGGACGGGCGACTCCGTCGACCCCGCCTGCGGGGTCGTCGCGCGACGTGTCGCGGCTGGCCCGACCCCCCGCGATCCGACGTCCGGTGCCGCCCGCCACGCGGACCGGCCGGCCGCCCGCGCCCGGCGCGCAGCCACCCGCCGCCCGACTCGGCGGCGACGTGCCAGCACGCGACGCCGGTCCGACACCGGGTGCGCCGGACCAGGGCCGCGTCACCCCGCTCGCTGACGAGGGTCCCGCCGCGACCGGACCGGCGACCACGGGATCGACGACGGCGCCGCAGGTCTCCGGGGCCCACGAGCCCAGCCGGACGAGCCCCGAGGAGACGGCGGACGAGCCGAGGGCGTCCGGGACGGCCCCCTCGGCCGGGCTCCCGGTGGACGGCCAGCGGTTGGGGGCGGCGACGGGCCAGCTCACGGATCTGCCGCCCCTCCCCGAGCCGCCAGGGCGGACCGCGCCCGGGGGCGAGGCGACGACGGACGCCGCCGGCGCCCCCCACGCAGGACCGGCGGCGCGCGCGCTCGACGGCCTGGTGCTCCCACGGCCGCCACGAGATGGCCCCGCCTCAGCGGGCACCGCACCCGACGCCGCGCCGGTCGCCGACGGGGATCCTGATTCGGCCTCACCGAGCGACGTGGCGCCCAGCGGTGCAGCAGCCGAGCCCGACGCCACGGGTGGCGCCGACGCCTCCGCCTCCCCGTCGGTCGGCCTCGCGACCGCGGACCTGCCGGTCGACCTCCCCGTGCCCGGCGACGGGGAGCCCACCGCGGGCGAGGACGACCGCCACCCGCCCGCGAACCCCGCGGCACGCACCCATGACGCCGACGCCGAGCCCGCGAAGCCCCCGTCCCCCGGGTCCGATGACCCGGCCGCCGACCCCACCGTCGACCTGCGGAGCGCGGCCGCGACGTCGGACACCGTCCGGCTCGCTCCCACCGCAGGGACCCCGGTCGCCGCCCAGGCGGGCACCCGCCCGTGGGTGCGGGCGTACCCGCCCGGGGTGCCGGAGACCTACCGGTACCCGCTGGTCCCCCTCACCCGGTTCCTCGACGACGCGGCCCAGGACTTCCCCGACACCACCGGGCTGTCCTTCCTCGGGACCGAGACCAGCTACCGCCAGCTGTCCGAGCAGGTCGACCGGCTCGGGTCGGCGCTCACCGACCTCGAGCTGTCCGTCGGGGACCGCGTCGGGATCGCGCTGCCGTGGAGCCCGCAGCTCGTCCTCGCGCTCCACGCGTGCTGGCGACGCGGCTTCGACCCGGTGGTCCTCGACCCCGACGCCCCCGGTCACGTCCTGGCCGGCGCGGTCGGACTGTCGGCCCCCCGGGTCCTGATCCTCCTCGACACCCTCTACCCGGCGCTGACCGCGCACGCCGAGCAGCTGTCGAGCGTCCGCCACGTGGTCGCCACCAACCTGCTCGACGCCCTGCCGAGCCTCCGCGCCCGCGTGCAGTCGGTCCGCATGAAGGTCCCCACCGTCGAGATCCCCGCGAGCGAGGGCGTCCTCGCCCTCCGCACCCTCCTCGAGCGCGCGGCGCCCACCGCGACCCAGGTGGACGTGGACGTCGAGTCGGCGCCGGCGATGACCGTCGTCCGCGACGGCGCGGTGACCGCGTTCACCCACCACCAGCTCCTCGTGGGCGCGTTCCAGGCCCGTCTGTGGATCCCCGACGTCCAGGCCGGCCGCGAGGTGGTGGCGGTCGCGGGCGACCCGACCGATCCGTACGGGATGGCGGCCGGCATGCTCATGGCCGTCCTGTCCGCCGGCACGGTCCTGCTGCCCGAGCCGCGTCCCGGCGGCCTGGCGCGCACGATCGACGCAGGCCGCCCGACGATCCTCGTCACCGGCGTCGAGGAGGTCCGCAAGGTCCTCGCCCCGTCCTCCCGCAAGCAGGACCTGACGTCCCTCCGCGTGAGCCTCGTGGCCGGCGCGCCCGCGGACCCGGCGGTGCGCGCCACCATGGAGCAGCGCACGGGCGGGCGGCTCCGCACGGCGGTCACCACCCCGCGCATCGCGGGCATCGCCGTCGCGGAACCCGTCTACGCGGACCCGCGTGGCACCGGTGCGGGGCTGGCCCTGCCAGACACCGACCTCCGCGTCGTCCCCGGCGACGGCCCCGCGGCCGGTCTCGCCGTCGGACCCGTCGAGGTGTCCGGCCCCCAGGTGCCAGGTGGCTGGCAGCCGCTCGGCCTGGTCGGCTGGCTCGACGACACCGGCTTCCTGACCGTCGTCGGCGACGCCGCTTCGACGGTCGTGCACGCCGACGGCGTGTCGGATCCCGCCGTGATCGCCGCGGCCGTCCGCCGCAGCCCCGGGGTGGTCGACGCGTCGGTGCGGACGGAGTTCACCGACGGCGCCCTCCGCCTGGTCGTGGACGCCACCGTCGCCGACGACGGGGTCACCCCCGCCCACCTCCTCGCCGGGCTCGCCGAGCGCGCCCCCGCACAGGCGCCTCCGTCGCGCTGGGACATCACCGTCGCCGCGCCGACCCCGGCTGCGGTCGCCTCCGAGCCCGCCCA
Encoded here:
- a CDS encoding class E sortase, with the protein product MRLALRALGWLLIAAGAVVALYLVYSLYWTGLETSRSQDRLMQEFEESIGGDFVAAAPTEGDDFDLETAALDPLSAEDPSVGPATAPTAAEVGDAVGVMEFRRPATGQQVVTDPVVVVEGITTEALQSGPGRYPGTAYPGQTGNFAVAGHRTTYGAPFWDLDQLEAGDEIHVTDRNGTRWVYEFAESRIVGPQDVSVIGEDPLGTGAPTLTLTTCHPRWSQTERLIVFATLSSDQVPLALAS
- a CDS encoding glycosyl hydrolase family 18 protein, with amino-acid sequence MGTQRKVATSAAVAAGPTPGSTVLRATALVVAVPLALLVAMLVAILGLRTPPAAGATADPAARHLRPDGHIALAWLYGGSTAEYIAQIDRADGLSVVSPTWWYLDPARPGALEIDTDAALVAHAHGRGIAVWPLFGNHIDPDLTDQVLRDPSLRAGVVDQIAAEVRRSGVDGVNVDFENLHDRTAPLLTQLVADLQAALPDRVISVDVTAMTDTWVLGNWSTAFDREGLGRVADYVMLMAYDQHNALRRDGPVAGLSWVAESTAFLLRTVPPEKVVLGLPLYARDWAEDPSAEQGIDLDATLGMEAMARRAAERGTAVAYDPAAGMDVHTYVDERGRPHRIWMEDVASLQRKTVLVATHGLAGIAAWRAGFEPPEVWTALDAQLAAVAPPGPPPATADPTTADPPTADPPTAEPTPDPPPTGPVVPQAETRPAPASEVATPTERPMAVMTTALPAPRSSAIALAAALLVLVGLGLAEVVRRRRPR
- a CDS encoding cell division protein CrgA, which produces MPKSKSKRDTYTPPPKPKPPPSPTWVPVVGTGLIIAGIVVILVNYIFPGFLPGGNAWIFGGFGFMAVGLGILSQWR
- a CDS encoding AMP-binding protein, producing MPARDAGPTPGAPDQGRVTPLADEGPAATGPATTGSTTAPQVSGAHEPSRTSPEETADEPRASGTAPSAGLPVDGQRLGAATGQLTDLPPLPEPPGRTAPGGEATTDAAGAPHAGPAARALDGLVLPRPPRDGPASAGTAPDAAPVADGDPDSASPSDVAPSGAAAEPDATGGADASASPSVGLATADLPVDLPVPGDGEPTAGEDDRHPPANPAARTHDADAEPAKPPSPGSDDPAADPTVDLRSAAATSDTVRLAPTAGTPVAAQAGTRPWVRAYPPGVPETYRYPLVPLTRFLDDAAQDFPDTTGLSFLGTETSYRQLSEQVDRLGSALTDLELSVGDRVGIALPWSPQLVLALHACWRRGFDPVVLDPDAPGHVLAGAVGLSAPRVLILLDTLYPALTAHAEQLSSVRHVVATNLLDALPSLRARVQSVRMKVPTVEIPASEGVLALRTLLERAAPTATQVDVDVESAPAMTVVRDGAVTAFTHHQLLVGAFQARLWIPDVQAGREVVAVAGDPTDPYGMAAGMLMAVLSAGTVLLPEPRPGGLARTIDAGRPTILVTGVEEVRKVLAPSSRKQDLTSLRVSLVAGAPADPAVRATMEQRTGGRLRTAVTTPRIAGIAVAEPVYADPRGTGAGLALPDTDLRVVPGDGPAAGLAVGPVEVSGPQVPGGWQPLGLVGWLDDTGFLTVVGDAASTVVHADGVSDPAVIAAAVRRSPGVVDASVRTEFTDGALRLVVDATVADDGVTPAHLLAGLAERAPAQAPPSRWDITVAAPTPAAVASEPAQPETPQPEAGQAAVTQTDADQPDGPRRDDTEPLGGQTVRLDLSDGAGAPLGELPDAASEDAASDDATPDDAGTDDAVHEDAAPDDPARGGGT